The Osmia lignaria lignaria isolate PbOS001 chromosome 14, iyOsmLign1, whole genome shotgun sequence genome has a window encoding:
- the LOC117609268 gene encoding protein DOP1 homolog isoform X1 encodes MGSIALEEYELMKDSKYRVYVSAVDKALKSFEYTSEWADLISALGKLNKVLLSHMKFPVIPRRIKISKRLAQCMHPALPSGVHLKALETYDIIFKCMGTNRLSHELFIYSAGLFPLLGHAAMNVRPSLLTVYETHFVPLGERLRPGLSGFLSGVLLGLEDGSDHFDRTNSLLEKVCEGVGPEHFYACLWDCLASNSGIRLPAISFVLVHFNKKLPMEEQKYIMGTDTNIMVTALCAGVQDSSVLVQRSALDLLLVGFPVHNSQLIYKQMVSLVTAALVTILRRDMSLNRRLFAWLLGTEVSTSILKRKTHATVSENTENTPTYFDMYSKEMLVEAIKSLLKTVCEESPQDLKPYRILVSLLEKVDIGPVILDDILCEVFRTFYNACGQSNRVPKTNEVVKSANLLFSTLEPSYVWIHCGHLFEKACQTRARTKHEVEEVVVRPVGSGMPNFMEVCILTEFLLDTVSLDAFIDTPSEHLPGLFYEIINKIMLHIDILSPMEISRSLKLCAKILSKVQPTVVSTHTDKNELETKLDATTNGNSATAFSDNSLTAIPLEKSQSDSKLNKPDTSSGSFSEKSPSPRRRANSGGATKRSDKKSKKKSSKSASKLSDSLQDQGSNVSVVITQESIGLPRNKSMDDIKTECIEGNSTSSPSKDQLITLKQTSKNSPMGSTGSLGRGPSPAFQAQHTMLEKCLRQYETFYVKLISNRVLSKERMVHDMFDSLLISCPRESFDERMRYLELLLNSRLNMEDSGFFSQDVSVTEDNKHLDILHLYIDSVSPTEWEEPIRIASSLFVELSTFPKYFLPGDGMFVEEEPKGNMVLPEWLKVLVVCSCWLGKQPALQLTSIATLLDLTALLKAHSDIDTHTKSGEGVTSVIMVPLLKQWHIIYLMQYTNVFQVLAHSLWYHLGELPAHKYRMRCVELLHELHHALHNSCDAVEDVIGAALTSENIEKRIEAFNRFSTLWHLGREIETNPRLRGCLKSFDQSLLKILDNLQLCDNSPLKLHAQSWLLHSLMRGDISRIVDPLLIILLDPSTCRMSVLHVSIQHSNTVLTKNDPIEEKSEIQDDTEGAAKIYAISSVDGNVIYHVSDSVDEDKKWRKGKKKKKTINPVKVKRIFAVTTLAAGENCNQYVTEKNQFMKELEVPPSISGNRKISVFVNPLSLNCNENSNDSLTEDDSLPSVKKANLTTELLKNATRFKKMDFDKGSTASLDESLFESANSSLKTKDKNGFKKLNGEVGSSLDSITNSFDSSSPEITNKQTKAKKEAVVMPGSSREVAGTIIKGKYHSTNEFTTNYDVHDVGSFEASVEVPSWTMDDDEADLDVSTTAEEYFSNSGCNSIVEEILNDVLDRVMQLCDITEPSKNDDESTYQNTKSGRNFGIGVHNLHSHMLLYCGVYDSIRTLYALRTLRNELLTNTRMFLCCAATTSVSNTTKNTTLLNLLARHRKSVFGRNFHGDIANTEFIAAYRSSMYLEVLISVCLYFARSYYPNLGQMRLTHEEIAGNRQVQLASAELLTLIFSELIPIVRDSGKGFSCYIVDLLAKCKVQKVALHCLVSSVMNMKNAHKESEEVFTFTEEIILFNDPMMDNDTNKCRYRASDHTEAFQIQLLRLLLALIMLEHQCGSQKGEELCPPIISTPSTPTRTVPNIMGNSLKYIPGAAIPQQPMFLASILSALQLDHMRHLHQHWTTLVTSSLPFMGSSLTSIVTSVIHQLCCNIEHLASYYINEETITATKLQDISTVECCLPADYTVTHLEALTFLLHYCLLDTSQQMGFSFNQPLSGTIQTGIPGANPGQIFNNLIHVFMPSPLSPDLTTSKDKSGPSELQQHARRTALSHLPRIIASLSTLWQAVLATKDNDQASCVVGSPRIVKHQLLELLSPISFHHGVNFLAAIAVAWHERRQSCSTSKKVLPEACPNQQVMVDLVSAIRVMPIDTLVQTVHQVVKNPPPIHGVKQDFSLEVSVLELLYVYMQSNTSQSLIESWASLLGLLKDGLSLTAPAQFLLLAILNEYVQKCPPMQEKKDIRDLQDVSAKLVESCSQIAGSCLEQTTWLRRNLAVREDAFEVVEGSSEGKEGKTGAVTPGTPPNAAYSVQAQAVLAEILAPLLDVSYGSQEKERVVTLLTNLMYNVTPYLKNHSTKNIASFTACSQLLSSLSGYQYTRKAWRKDVLDLLLDSAFFQMTPACLPYWRTIIDNLMTHDNTTFRDLMNRVSMAQSSSISIFSSKEQEYEQKAQLLKRLAYVILCSEMDQYHKYMPEIQERLADSLRLPQVIPSIQAQVFLCFRVLLLRMSPQHATSLWPVIVSELVQVFLYIEQELNTDSEEFSRHGSSHIKLLSALDSSWAVNASNGLQAHGHPHWLQLQLAAAKLLDLALLLPAHRLPQFQMYRWAFVGDSAAGCMENNNLSSDFVPHITRIAKLMDSKYKQEPNPVKATAGELLLTSNNIRSLQDLHYFFTTLSRRSSDTQAPLNITQLETVIEQDFLEKMPAAR; translated from the exons ATGGGTTCAATAGCCTTGGAAGAATATGAGTTAATGAAAGACTCTAAATATAGAGT cTATGTGTCTGCTGTTGATAAAGCTCTAAAGAGCTTTGAATATACCAGCGAATGGGCAGATTTAATTTCTGCTCTTGGAAAATTAAACAAGGTGTTACTAAGTCATATGAAGTTTCCAGTTATTCCTAGAAgaattaagatatctaaaagatTAGCACAGTGTATGCATCCAGCTTTGCCATCCGGTGTTCATTTAAAAGCTCTAGAAACTTATgacattatttttaaatgtatggGCACTAACAGACTGAGTCATGAACTCTTTATATACAGTgctg gTCTATTTCCATTGTTAGGTCATGCTGCTATGAATGTAAGACCATCCTTATTAACAGTATACGAAACACATTTTGTCCCTCTTGGAGAGAGATTGAGGCCTGGTTTAAGCGGATTTCTGAGCGGTGTTCTTCTTGGTTTAGAAGATGGTTCTGACCATTTTGATAG aacCAATTCTTTACTTGAGAAAGTTTGCGAAGGAGTAGGTCCAGAACATTTCTATGCATGTTTATGGGATTGTTTAGCTTCAAATTCCGGAATCCGGCTACCCGCTATATCATTTGTATTAgtacatttcaataaaaaactGCCAATGGAAGAACAGAAATACATAATGGGCACAGACACTAATATTATG GTAACTGCTCTTTGTGCTGGAGTACAAGACAGTTCTGTGTTAGTACAAAGAAGCGCTTTGGATTTGCTATTAGTTGGGTTTCCTGTACATAATAGTCAATTAATATACAAGCAAATGGTATCACTAGTCACAGCTGCTCTTGTCACTATATTAAGAAGAGATATGAGTTTGAATag GCGATTATTTGCGTGGCTTCTGGGTACTGAAGTAAGCACTTCTATTTTGAAAAGGAAAACGCATGCAACAGTTTCAGAAAACACAGAAAATACACCCACTTATTTCGATATGTATTCAAAagaaatgttggttgaagcaaTAAAATCATTGTTGAAAACTGTATGCGAGGAAAGTCCACAAGATTTGAAACCATACAGAATATTAGTTTCGTTGTTAGAAAAAGTAGATATCGGTCCAGTAATTTTGGATGATATTTTATGTGAAGTTTTTAG GACATTTTATAATGCTTGTGGACAGTCGAACAGAGTACCAAAGACGAACGAAGTGGTAAAGTCagcaaatttattattttcaactttggAACCATCTTACGTTTGGATACATTGCGGACATCTGTTTGAAAAAGCTTGTCAAACTCGGGCTAGAACAAAACACGAGGTAGAGGAAGTGGTTGTAAGACCTGTGGGTAGTGGAATGCCAAATTTCATGGAAGTCTGTATATTAACGGAATTCTTACTCGACACGGTGTCGTTGGATGCATTTATAGATACTCCATCGGAGCATCTACCcggtttattttatgaaatcatCAATAAAATTATGTTGCACATCGATATTCTGTCTCCTATGGAGATTTCAAGAAGTCTTAAATTGTGCGCTAAGATTTTATCGAAGGTCCAACCAACGGTGGTTTCAACTCACACAGACAAAAATGAGTTAGAAACAAAATTGGATGCAACCACGAATGGCAATTCTGCCACAGCATTTAGCGACAATTCTTTGACTGCTATCCCTTTGGAAAAGAGTCAATCCgatagtaaattaaataaacccgATACTTCAAGCGGTTCGTTTTCCGAAAAGAGTCCGAGTCCTAGGAGAAGAGCAAACTCGGGAGGTGCTACCAAAAGATCTGATAAAAAGTCGAAAAAGAAATCCAGCAAAAGTGCCTCTAAGTTGAGCGATTCTTTGCAAGATCAGGGCAGTAATGTTTCGGTGGTTATAACCCAAGAATCTATAGGTTTACCGAGAAATAAGAGCATGGATGACATAAAAACTGAATGTATAGAAGGAAACAGTACTAGTTCACCATCTAAGGATCAATTAATTACGTTGAAGCAAACAAGTAAAAATAGTCCTATGGGTTCCACAGGATCTCTGGGTAGAGGTCCGTCTCCGGCGTTTCAAGCACAACATACGATGTTAGAAAAATGTTTAAGGCAATACGAAACCTTTTATGTTAAACTAATTAGTAACAGAGTGTTGAGCAAAGAGAGAATGGTACACGATATGTTTGATAGTTTACTGATATCGTGTCCAAGGGAGAGTTTCGACGAAAGAATGCGATATTTAGAACTCCTGTTAAACTCTAGATTAAATATGGAAGATTCTGGTTTCTTCAGTCAAGATGTATCTGTGACAGAAGATAACAAACACTTGGATATCCTTCATTTGTATATCGATTCTGTATCACCAACCGAATGGGAGGAACCTATAAGAATTGCGTCTAGTTTGTTCGTTGAACTCTCTACGTTTCCCAAGTATTTTCTTCCTGGCGATGGAATGTTCGTAGAAGAAGAGCCAAAAGGAAATATGGTTCTTCCAGAGTGGTTAAAAGTTTTAGTAGTTTGTAGCTGTTGGTTGGGAAAGCAACCTGCTCTACAACTGACCAGTATTGCTACATTGTTGGATTTAACGGCATTACTGAAAGCTCACAGCGATATTGACACCCATACAAAGAGTGGAGAGGGCGTCACATCTGTAATTATGGTACCATTATTGAAACAGTGGCATATAATTTACTTGATGCAATATACCAATGTGTTTCAG GTACTGGCGCATTCTTTGTGGTATCATCTAGGTGAATTACCCGCTCACAAATATAGAATGCGTTGCGTTGAATTGTTACACGAATTACATCACGCTTTGCATAATTCTTGTGATGCAGTCGAAGATGTAATAGGAGCAGCGCTCACATCAGAAAATATAGAGAAAAGAATAGAAGCGTTTAATAGATTTTCGACCCTGTGGCATCTAGGACGAGAAATTGAAACGAACCCTAGGTTACGAGGCTGTTTGAAATCTTTCGATCA GTCATTGTTGAAAATACTGGATAATCTGCAACTCTGCGATAATTCTCCTTTAAAGCTTCACGCTCAGTCATGGCTTCTTCACTCTTTAATGCGAGGCGATATTTCACGGATAGTGGACCCGTTATTAATAATACTATTGGATCCATCTACTTGCCGCATGAGCGTACTTCATGTCAGTATACAGCACAGTAATACTGTTTTGACAAAGAACGATCCGATAGAAGAAAAATCTGAGATACAAGATGACACCGAAGGAGCGGCAAAAATATACGCGATCAGCTCCGTAGATGGAAACGTGATATATCACGTTAGCGATAGCGTGGATGAGGATAAAAAATGGCGAAAgggcaaaaaaaagaaaaaaaccatAAATCCAGTAAAAGTGAAGAGAATATTTGCCGTGACAACACTGGCAGCTGGTGAAAATTGCAATCAGTATGTGACCGAGAAGAATCAGTTTATGAAAGAACTGGAAGTGCCACCTAGCATATCGGGTAATCGAAAGATATCCGTATTCGTCAATCCACTGTCATTAAATTGCAACGAGAATTCCAACGATTCCTTAACAGAGGATGATTCGTTGCCTAGCGTGAAGAAGGCAAATTTAACGACAGAGTTGTTGAAAAATGCAACAAGATTTAAGAAGATGGATTTTGATAAAGGTTCAACGGCTAGTTTGGATGAGAGTCTCTTCGAGTCGGCAAATTCTAGTTTAAAAACGAAGGATAAAAATGGATTCAAGAAATTAAACGGAGAAGTTGGCTCGTCGTTGGATTCTATTACCAATAGCTTCGATTCTAGTAGTCCTGAAATAACTAATAAACAAACGAAAGCGAAAAAAGAAGCCGTTGTAATGCCAGGCAGTTCTAGAGAAGTAGCTGGGACTATCATTAAGGGTAAATATCACAGTACAAATGAATTTACAACAAATTACGATGTACACGATGTTGGAAGCTTTGAGGCAAGTGTCGAAGTACCTAGTTGGACAATGGATGACGATGAAGCTGACTTGGATGTTAGTACAACCGCTGAAGAATACTTTAGCAACTCTGGTTGCAACAGTATAgtggaagaaattttaaatgacGTTCTTGATCGTGTAATGCAATTATGCGACATCACTGAACCATCGAAAAAC gATGACGAGAGTACATACCAGAATACAAAATCTGGTCGTAATTTTGGAATCGGAGTACATAATCTTCATTCACATATGCTACTTTATTGTGGAGTTTACGACTCGATTAGAACGCTTTATGCATTACGTACACTTCGTAATGAATTATTAACCAACACTAGAATGTTTTTGTGCTGTGCCGCGACCACTAGTGTGTCTAAtacaacaaaaaatacaacGTTGTTAAATTTATTAGCGAGACACCGAAAAAGTGTGTTTGGTAGAAACTTCCATGGGGATATAGCTAATACAGAATTCATAGCAGCTTATAGAAGTAGTATGTACTTAGAAGTTTTAATTAGCGTGTGCCTTTATTTCGCAAGAAGTTATTATCCTAATCTTGGACAGATGAGGCTAACGCATGAAGAAATCGCCGGGAATCGACAA GTGCAACTTGCAAGCGCAGAGCTATTAACGCTTATATTCTCCGAGTTAATTCCCATCGTTCGTGATTCAGGAAAAGGTTTCAGTTGTTACATAGTCGATCTACTTGCTAAATGTAAAGTACAAAAGGTTGCGTTGCACTGTCTTGTGTCTAGCGTAATGAATATGAAAAATGCGCATAAGGAAAGCGAAGAAGTATTTACATTTACCGAAGAGATTATTTTGTTCAATGATCCAATGATGGATAATGATACTAATAAATGCAGGTACAGAGCTAGCGATCACACGGAAGcttttcaaatacaattactACG acTATTATTAGCTTTAATCATGTTGGAACATCAATGTGGTAGTCAAAAAGGTGAGGAACTATGCCCGCCAATTATATCGACACCGAGTACTCCAACACGAACTGTTCCAAATATTATGGGAAATAGCTTAAAATACATACCCGGTGCAGCAATTCCACAACAACCAATGTTTCTCGCTAGCATACTAAGTGCATTACAATTG GACCACATGAGGCATTTGCATCAACATTGGACAACTCTTGTTACATCGAGTCTTCCGTTTATGGGATCTTCGTTAACTTCGATAGTAACGTCAGTCATTCACCAACTGTGTTGCAACATTGAACATTTGGCGTCGTACTATATTAACGAGGAAACAATAACGGCAACAAAGTTACAGGATATCAGTACAGTTGAATGTTGTCTTCCTGCGGATTATACAGTTACACATTTAGAAGCTTTAACATTTTTACTTCATTACTGCTTATTGGATACATCACAGCAGATGGGGTTTTCCTTTAATCAGCCCTTGAGTGGTACAATTCAGACTGGAATTCCTGGGGCAAATCCAGGACAGATATTTAATAATCTTATTCATGTATTTATGCCGAGTCCTCTATCTCCA GATCTCACTACGTCAAAAGATAAAAGTGGCCCGAGTGAATTACAGCAGCACGCTAGAAGAACCGCTTTGAGTCATCTACCGAGAATAATCGCATCTCTGTCTACTCTTTGGCAAGCAGTCTTAGCAACAAAAGACAA CGATCAAGCCAGTTGTGTGGTTGGTAGTCCAAGAATAGTGAAACATCAGCTTTTAGAACTTCTGTCTCCTATATCTTTCCATCATGGAGTAAACTTCTTGGCCGCGATTGCTGTTGCTTGGCACGAAAGGCGACAATCCTGTAGTACTTCTAAGAAG GTACTTCCGGAAGCTTGTCCGAATCAACAAGTGATGGTTGATTTAGTGAGCGCAATTCGTGTAATGCCTATTGATACTTTAGTCCAAACCGTACATCAGGTTGTAAAAAACCCTCCACCGATTCATGGTGTGAAACAAGACTTTTCGTTAGAAGTTTCTGTGTTAGAGTTGCTTTATGTCTACATGCAAAGTAACACGTCCCAATCTCTTATCGAATCGTGGGCGTCTTTGCTGGGTTTGCTCAAAGATGGGCTATCCTTAACTGCACCGGCTCAATTTCTATTACTAGCAATTTTAAATGAATACGTACAAAAATGTCCCCCTATGCAAGAGAAAAAAGATATAAGAGATCTACAAGATGTATCGGCAAAg TTAGTTGAATCGTGTTCGCAAATAGCCGGATCATGTTTAGAACAAACAACATGGCTAAGAAGAAACTTAGCAGTAAGAGAAGATGCGTTTGAAGTGGTCGAAGGATCTTCGGAAGGTAAAGAAGGCAAAACTGGTGCTG TAACACCCGGTACACCACCTAATGCAGCATATAGTGTTCAAGCTCAGGCAGTGTTAGCAGAAATATTAGCACCTTTATTGGATGTTAGTTATGGTTCCCAAGAAAAAGAACGCGTAGTAACACTATTAACCAATCTCATGTATAATGTCACACCATATCTTAAAAATCACTC GACAAAGAACATTGCCTCTTTTACGGCTTGCTCCCAATTATTGAGTTCCTTATCAGGCTATCAGTACACGAGAAAAGCATGGCGCAAGGATGTATTGGATCTTTTGTTAGATTCTGCCTTTTTCCAAATGACGCCAGCGTGTTTACCATATTGGAGGACTATAATAGATAATTTAATGACACACGACAATACAACGTTTCGAGATTTAATGA ATCGCGTTTCCATGGCTCAGAGTAGCAGCATCAGTATATTTTCCTCGAAGGAACAGGAGTATGAGCAGAAAGCTCAACTTCTGAAAAGATTAGCATACGTCATACTTTGCAGTGAAATGGATCAGTATCATAAATATATGCCTGAAATTCAGG AACGGTTAGCAGATAGTTTGCGATTACCACAAGTTATTCCATCGATTCAGGCACAAGTCTTTCTTTGTTTTCGAGTGTTACTTTTAAGAATGTCACCGCAACATGCTACTTCCTTATGGCCCGTAATAGTCAGCGAACTTGTTCAGGTCTTCCTATATATTGAACAAGAATTGAACACTGATAGTGAAGAATTTAG TCGTCATGGCAG TTCACACATAAAACTACTCTCAGCTTTGGATTCATCATGGGCTGTAAATGCTAGTAATGGACTTCAAGCACATGGTCATCCTCACTGGTTACAGCTGCAACTTGCAGCTGCTAAATTGTTAGATTTAGCATTACTCTTACCTGCTCACAGGCTTCCTCAGTTTCAGAT GTATAGATGGGCATTTGTAGGAGATTCAGCAGCAGGATGTATGGAAAATAACAATCTGTCTTCTGACTTTGTACCGCATATTACAAGAATAGCAAAATTGATGGACAGCAAG TATAAACAAGAACCAAATCCTGTAAAAGCCACAGCCGGTGAACTACTCTTAACATCTAATAATATTCGTTCATTGCAagatttgcattatttttttacAACACTTAGTCGCAGATCAAGTGACACTCAGGCACCATTAAACATCACACAGTTGGAAACCGTGATAGAGCAAGATTTTCTTGAAAAGATGCCAGCTGCAAGGTAG